In Insulibacter thermoxylanivorax, the DNA window CATCCGCTGATCGATGACGTGGTCCTCTATGTTGATCGTGAACAGCCGGTGCTTTTCCGTACCGGATACCGCCTTCCGACGGAGGAGGAGATCGATCTATACCGCGGGCTGCTCAGCGATCGGCGGCATGTCTACTGGCAGTATGAGCTTGCGGACATCGCCGCGCAGGAGGAAGCGTCACCGCATGCTTATGCAGCGAATAAGATCCGCCTCGTGCACAAAGTACCAGGCGAAAGCTCACCCCGTTTCGGGATCTTAACGGTCACGGTCAAGGCGGATAAACTGGTCAACCTGCTGAAGACGATGACACCGTATAATGAAGGAATTACCTTCTTGATGGATCGGGACGGTTATGTCATCGCAAGCGATTCACCGCAGGGCGGGCAGGATGTGCATCACGCGCTGCGAGCGTCGATCCTCGCCCATAGGGAGAACGGGCAAGGGGAAGGCCGGGGGACCTTCTTGTGGGACTGGAGCGATATGACCTATTCCGTCTCCTATGGGAGTATGAAGCGGATCGAAAGCGATTGGACTTATGTCTCCGCTGCACCGCTCACCGCGATCACTTCCCCCGTAATCAGGCTGTCCAATATCATCATCACCGTCAGCTTGTCGGTCCTGTTGCTGGGTCTCTTGCTCTCCTGGGTCGCCTCGAATTGGATCTATATGCCGATTCGCCGGCTGCTCACTAAGATGACGGTTGATGCGGATACGGAACTGGAGAAGCTCGATGAATTCCAGTTTCTCGAGAGCCAGTGGAGCAGTCTCGCCGACCAGCGGCTTATCTTGGAGAGGCGGCTGAATGAACAGCTGCATAACCTGCGCAACAGCTTCTTGTTACAGCTGATCCAAGGGCATCTTTATGCTTATTCGGAAGGGGATCTGCACAGGCAGATGGAACGCTACGGCTGGAAAGTCGATCAGCATCGCTATTACATCCTGCGCTTCCAATTAACGGGGTTTGACAGTTTGAAGGGGCGTTTCTCAGCGGGGGATGAAGCCTTGGTGACCTTCGTGGCTTTCAATATCATCGAGGAGCTTGCGGCGGAGACTTTCCAGCAATTCGGCGTGATGAACTTCCATGATCTGTCCGTGGCGATGTTCCTGCTCTCCCATATCGATGAAGAGGAGCGGGAGAAACTGCGCGTCTTCGGTGACCGTGCGGCGCAGCAGATCCACAAGCTCCTCGGCTTGAATGTGACGATTACGGTCTCCCGCGCCATCGATTATCTGCGCGAGACCCCGGAAGCCTATATGGAAGTGGAGCGATTCTCGGGCTATCGCAAGTTCTCTAATCAGTACCAGTTTATCCGCATCGACGAGATCCCGGCGGACTCCATCGCCGAGGATACGGGGGGCTACCCCTTCGCCAAGGAACAGGATATCCTGCAGGCGCTGCGAAGCGGCAAACAGGGAGAAGCGGAGAAGCTCGTGGCTCAGTTCCTCGACGAGCTGCTGGCGCGCCAGGATACGGAGATCTATGTCCAGCAAGGCATGCTGCAGCTTCTGGGCAGCATCCAGCATATGATCTTGCAGTCGGGGATTAATATCTTTCGTTTGTATGAGGGTGAAAATCTGTTCGAACATCTCTCGCAGATCCGCGAGCCCAATAAGATGCTGACCTGGATGCAAAAACGCGTCATCCGCCCTTACATAGAGGAACGGGAGTCACGGGCCAGTCGTCAGTTGAAGGAAATCGTGGATCAAACGGTGGATTATATCCATGAGAACTATATGAATGATATCTCCCTCGACGAGTGCGCGGAGCGGGTGGGGACGAACTCCTACACCTTAAGCCGCTTGTTCAAACAGACGACGGGTGTGAACTTTATTGATTATGTCACGAATATTCGGATCGAGAAGGCGAAGGAACTGCTCCTGCATCCGAATAAACGGATCAATGAGATCGCAGCCGAAGTCGGTTATCAGCAACGGTACTTCAATCGGATCTTCAAGAAGCATGTCGGCGTTACCCCCGGCCAATTCCGCGAGATTTCGCTGCAAGCGGTTGAGCAGAGCAAAAATTGAAACACCGTCCAAAAAAGTACCATAGCCCATGCAAAGCCTTGTTTATCAAGGCTTTTTGCTTTGCAAAATTGTCTAATTGAAAACGCTCACATCATCATCCCATACTAAAAGTAACAGCTCACCGTGCGGGCAGCTTACGAGCAGCTTGCGGGCAGACGAGCTGAATACGACGGACAGAATGGGAGAGAGCGGATGGATACCACAATCAATGCTGTTTCGGACATCGCAGAGAGCAAACAGGCTCACCCTTCCTCCCCCGAGATCAAGAAGAAGAAATCGCGGTGGGCGAAATTCAAAAAGGATCTGTGGCTGTATATCTTACTGTTTCCTGGGTTGGTATACTTCATCATCTTCAAGTATCTGCCCATGTGGGGCGTCGTCATCGCCTTCCAGGATTACAGTCCGTTCTTAGGCGTGTTCGGGAGCAAATGGGTTGGGTTTGAGCACTTTCGACATTTTTTTTAACAACCCTGATTTCTTTAGATTATTGCGCAACACGTTGATCCTGGCCGTGTATGACCTCGTATTCTTCTTCCCAGCGCCGATCATCGCGGCCCTTCTGCTGAATGAAGTGCGCGTCGGCATCTTCAAGCGGGTCGTGCAGACGGCGATCTATGTGCCGCACTTCATCTCGATGGTGATCGTCGCGAGTATGACCTATGTCTTCTTAACGACGAACGGCGGCGTCATCAACGAACTGATACAGCTGATAGTCGGCAAGAAGATCAACTTCCTGGGAGATCCCGCATGGTTTCGGCCGCTGATCATCCTGCAGATCATGTGGAAGGAAACTGGCTGGGGGACGATCATCTTCCTTGCTGCATTGGCATCTGTAGACGTGGAGCAGTACGAAGCAGCTATCGTCGACGGCGCTACCAGATGGCAGCGGTTATGGTATATCACCCTGCCCGCGATCAGCAGCACGATCGTTATCCTGCTCATCCTGCGTCTCGGCAACTTCCTGGATACGGGATTCGAGCAGATCTTCCTGATGACGAACTCCTTGAACCGGTCGGTGGCGGATGTTTTTGATACTTATGTGTACTTTGTCGGGATTACCCAAGGAGCATTCAGCTACAGTACAGCGGTTGGACTGTTCAAATCCGTAGTCGGCATCATCTTGATCTACGGCAGTAACTACTTCGCGAAGAAGCTCGGCCATGAAGGAATTATATAGGGAGAGGAGCACCGGCATGAATACTAGCAAATATGATTCTTTTGGCGAACGCGTCTTTGATGTCTTCAACTACTTCTTCCTGACCTTATTCGCGCTGGTTACGGTGTTGCCGTTCGTGTATATCATCGCAGGGTCCTTTGCAACGGAGGTCGAGCTGATCGAGCGGAAGTTCTTCCTGTTCCCAAGAAATCCTTCGATAAATGCCTATCAATATATCTTCTCTTCTGACACGATCTTCAGAAGTATCATGAACTCGGTGTACATCACCGTCACAGGTACCCTGACGAATCTGGCCTTCACCTTGACGATGGCTTACTCCTTATCCAGGAAGGATCTGATGGGCCGCAACTTCTTCATGAACATGGTGATCTTCTCCATGCTGTTCAGCGGCGGGATGATCCCCGGGTACCTTGTAGTAAGGGAATTGGGCCTGCTGAACACGTATGCAGCAGTCATCCTGCCCGGAGCGATCAGCGCCTTCAACTTGATCGTCATCAAGAACTTCTTCCAGAACCTGCCTGCAGGTCTGGAGGAGGCAGCGAGAATCGACGGCTGTTCAGACTTCGGCGTATTCTGGCGCATCGTGCTGCCGCTGTCGAAGCCGATCATCGCAACCTTCGGTTTGTTCTACGCCGTCGGCCACTGGAATAACTTCTTCTCCGCCTTGCTGTACTTGAATGACAACAAGATGTGGCCGCTCCAGGTGATGCTGCGGGAGATCGTAATGTTATCCCAGATGGCTGCAGGCGACATGAGTGCGATGGATCCTGAATTCGTCGAACCGCCGGATCAGGCGATTAAGATGGCGGTCATCGTCGTCGGTACAGTGCCGATCTTATGCGTCTATCCGTTCCTGCAGAAGCACTTCGCCAAGGGTGTCCTGCTCGGTTCGATCAAGGGCTGATCCGATCAATATGGAGCAATCGGTAAGTATATTGCGCGAATCTGCAGGTATGCAGGGTTATGGCTTGGTTTAGATATCACCATCCGGTGATTATCTAATATATCAATATCGATAAAGGAGGACACTTGAACATGAAGGGGAAACATTGGTCCCGCCCATTAGCTGCTCTGCTCATCGCAGTGATTATGGTCATCACTGCCGCATGCTCCGGCGGTTCGGGCAATGGTTCGAGCAGCAGCAATAACAATCAGCCAACTGCTGATACAGGGGGAACAAACGCGAACAATCAGGCTAAGCCGGAACCCAAAGAAGAGCCGCTCAAGCTCAGCATCATGGTTCCTGCGTTCAGCACGGAACTGCCGGATAAGAGCAGTCCGGTATGGCAGCAGCTTGAAGAGTACACCAATACGGAGCTCGAGATTCTGTGGACTCCGAACAGTTCTTATCCGGATAAGATGAACATCACGCTGGCGAGCGGCGACCTGCCGACGATCATGAACGTAAGCAAGGATCCGAGCGTGATCAGCGCTGCGCGCAACGGCGCATTCTGGGAAGTGGGTCCGCACTTGAAGGACTATCCGAATCTGAGCCAAGCGCATGAAGTGGTTCTCAACAATACGTCGATCGACGGTAAGATCTACGGCGTCTATCGTGCCCGCACCCTTGGCCGCATGGGTGTCACTTACAACATGGTGTGGCTGGAGAACCTTGGTCTAGAGCCGGCCAAAACCATTGATGAGTTCTACAACATCTTGTACCAGTTCACTTACGGCGACCCGGACAGGAACGGCAAGGATGATACCTACGGCATGACGATCACGAAGTACACCGGTCCGTGGGATATCATGCAGGTGTGGTTCGGCGCGCCGAACAAATGGGGCGAGGATGAGAACGGCAAGCTGATCCCGGATTTCATGACGCCGGAATATCGCGAAGCGCTGAAATTCTTCCGCAAGATCTATGAGGAAGGTCTTGTGAACGAGGACTTCGCGGTCATGGACCCGGCGGTGTGGAACGATCCGTTCATCAACGGCAAGAGCGGAGTATTCGTAGACGTTGCGGACAACGCACGCCGTCTAAACAACAGCATGCAAGACAAAGAGCCTAGAGATAAGCCGTATACCGGCGTGTTCCAGGCTCCGGTAGGTCCGAAGGGCCATCGCGATCTGCCGACATCCGGTTGGTCCGGCATGTTCGTGATCAGCAAGTCCAAGGTGAAGACGGAAGAGGAACTGCATCGTGTGCTTGAATTCCTCGACAAACTGAACGATGTCGAGATGAAGCTGCTCCTCGGTTACGGCATCGAAGGACGTCACTATGACATGGTTAACGGCTACGTCGTACCGAGAGAACTCGATGCAAGCTTAAAGAAAGAAATCGAAGGCTTCAACCAGCTCCTGATGTTCTTGGGTGAGCCGGAGCCCGGCTATGAAGAAACCGAGATCAACAAGATGATCAATAAGGTGTGGGAAGCCAACGAGAAGATCGTCGTCGGCAACCCGGCTGAACCGCTCGTCTCCGAGGTTTACGGCCGCGTCGGTCAGCAGCTGGACAACATCATCGGTGACGCGCGCATCCAATACATCGTGGGTCAGATCGATGATGGAGGATTCGACGCTGCGATCGATCTATGGATGAGAAGCGGCGGTGAAGAGTACATCAAGGAGATTAACGAACTGTACGAAGCAGCCAAGAATGGTTAATCCCGCTTCGTCAGCTGTTCAGCCTTATATAAGTTCATAACGGACAGTGCAGCGCTCGCTGCACTGTCTATTCCTTCTAATCAGCTTTCATTTAAACTTGGACGGAGGTTGTGCATGTGAACCCCTGTGAACCGATCCTGCTCGGCACGATCGATATCAGTCAAGCCGGCGTGCGGACGAAGATGCTGCTCGGCGACCTGGATGCTGATGGACGCATGGAGATGGTCATGGTGCAGGCGGACGGCGGCATCGATGACCGCTATGTCCCCCATCAGGTGCAGTGTCTCACCGCTTATGATCTGGATGGGAATCTCCTGTGGCAGGTTGGTGAGCCCGATGAGCAGGCGGGCGGTCCGGGATCGGATTATCCGGCACAGATCTATGATATCGACGGGGATGGTTATCCCGAAGTGCTCTGCGTCATGAACCAAACCTTCTTGATCCTTGACGGCCGCGACGGTTCACTCAAACGGTCCTATCCCCTTCCTGGTGAGGAAGCCCATGATTGCATCCTCATCTGTAATCTAAGGGGGCTGGAGTACCCGCAGGATATCATCCTCAAGGACCGCTACCGCAAGTTATGGGCGCTGGATCGGGACTTCAACCTGCTGTGGACCTATGAGGGCAATCCCGGCCATTATCCATGGGCATATGATCTTGACGGGGACGGCCGCGATGAGATTATGGCAGGATATGATCTCATCGATCATGACGGCGTGAAGCTGTGGAGCTGCAAGGATCTGACCGGTCACGCCGACAGCGTATGGATCGGCGATGTGGACGGCAATCCGGAGAGCGGCATGGAGATCGTCATCGGCGGCAGTGTTACGGTGATGTATGATGCGGCGGGGCGGGAGATCTGGCGATATGAGGGTTCGATTGAATCGCAGCATATCGCGCTGGGCCGGTTCCGCGAGGATCTGCCGGGATTGCAGATCGCCGGGCTTGATCGGATCAGCCGCGGCGACGGCCGAAACCGCGGCAGCGGCAAGGACGGCATGTTCCTGCTGGATGCCGAGGGACGTGAAGTGTGGAAGGAGGACCGCCGGACGAGCGGGTGGCTGACGATCATCGAGACGCTTCGCCATTGGGATGACGGGATGCTGGATTATATCTTAGCGTATCGGCGGGGCGGCGGCGTCATGCCGACGATCTACGATGGTTATATGCATCCCGTCGCCGTTTTCCCCGTGGATGGTTATGTTGCCCATGCAGATCTGCTGGGCAGCGGCTGCACGCAGGTGATCATCTATGATCATGAGAAGGCTTGGATCTATGGCACAAGGCCGCTCGATCTGTCGCGCAAACGGCCGGGCCTTGCGTTGAAGCAGAGCAAGCGCCTGTACAGCTCAACCCTGTATCCCGGCGGGGAATACGGGCCGGAATACTAATGGAGCAGATCTGCCTAATGATGTATATCCGTTCATTCTATTAATCTATATGATATGACAAAGCGATGAACAGAACGAGAGAGGAGCAGTGAACAAGATGGCTTATTTCCCTCCAGAACACAGCAGTTATCGTGTCTATCACGGCGATGTTGCAGATACCCTGCAGTTGATCGCGAACCGCTATATCGGTAGTCAGCCGAAGCATCCCTGGGTGTTCCGGGCAAGTCACCGCGGCGCTTTCAAGCGTAATATCGATTACCGGTATGAGTTTGACTTCGTGGAGAAGTTTCCCGAGATCCGCGATGGGCAGTTCGTCTATGCCTGGGCGAAGCTCTGGTCGGATCAGGAGGCGGAGCTGCCCTTCAGCGTGAGCTGCTTCGGTCCGGTTCGCGTCTATGTGAACGGGGAACTGGCCTTTAAGTCGAATATCCAAGAGGATGTCTTCCCGGATCAGCGCAGCTGGTTCCGCCAGAAGCTGCAAGCGGGATGGAATCACTTCGTCCTGCAGTTCGAGAAGACGGGCACGGGCTGCGGCGGGCATTTTGGGACAGGATCGATCAAGGGATTGCCGCTGCATTTTGTCACGGCGTCGGCAGAGCGGGACGGGCAAGAGGGGTGGCTCTACACTGAGCCGCTGGATGAACGCCTCGCTGAGCTGCCGGGTGAAGGGACGACGGAGGCGGATGACCCGGTGCGCTGGCTGCCGCAGGCGGCTTGGGAGGAAGCAGAGCTTCGCCGCGGCGTGTTCGGCCGGTTGTTCGCTGATGAAGAGGGCGAGGTCGCTTATGCTTGGACGAAACTGGTGAATCAGCGTCCCGACGGCGCGGCGGTGGAGATCGCCGGTGAGCACAGGGGTGCGCTTACGGTGTATCTGAACGGTAAGGAGGTGTACCGCTCCGCATCGGACAGCGGCAATTACCGCATCACTGTTCCTTGCGGATACGGCGTGCATGATCTTCTCGTCCGCTCTGAGCGGCCGGCCGATGATGCTAAGTGGGATCATGAGCTGCGCATGATCAGCTCCGGCACTGCCCTGCAAGCACCGGTGCTGGTGCACGGATTTGCGGCAGACTGGCTGTACACCGGCGCCTTCCGGAAGGGCAGTGAACCCGCAGCCGCTGATCTATGCCGCTTGGATACCGTCTTTGAAGCGGCGAAGGGCGGCACCTATTGGCGCGTCGATCAGCCGAATACCGTGCTCCGCCCCTTCGTCGAGACGACCCATTACGGCAGATGGAACTATCCGCTCGGCGTGACCTTATACGGGCTGCTCCGGACGGGGCTGAAGCTGGGAAGACAGGACTATGTCGATTATGTGCTCGATCATATCGAGCAGTGTACGGCTTATGAGCAGTACGCGCTCTGGGACAAGGAGCAGTACGGGGGAGCGGGCATCAACCATCAGCTCACGGCGATTGACAGCCTGGATGACTGCGGCTCCTTCGCCGCCACGATGTTGTATGCGATGGAGCAGCGCGAACTGAAGGGGGCGCGGAAGGTTGCGGACCGCATCGCTCACTATATCAGCCATGAACAGTCCCGCCTGGAGGACGGGGCGCTGTACCGCGTCACCGGCAGCACCTTGTTCATGAAGGATACGATGTGGTGCGACGACCTGTATATGAGCACGCCGTTTCTGGCCCGCTACTATGAGCTGACCGGGGATCGGGCATATGTGGATGATGCGGCGAAGCAATTCCTGCTCTATAAGAAGTACCTGTATATGCCTGAGCTGAAGATCATGTCCCATGTCTACGACTTTAAGTTTGACAAACAGAACAAAGTGCCGTGGGGCCGGGGCAACGGCTGGGTGCTGTTCTCCTTGACGGAACTTCTCCGCGTCCTGCCGGAGGATCATGAGGATCGGGACGAACTCCTCACCTTCTTCCGTGAATTGTCGGAGGGCTACCTTGCCTTGCAGGGCGAGAACGGCTTATGGCACCAAGTATTGACGATGCCGGAGTCGTACGAGGAAGCTTCCTGTACGTCGATGTTCATCTATGCCTTTGCCAGAGGCGTGCGGTACGGCTGGCTGACGAATCCAGAGCCCTATGTGGAGGCGGTCGAACGCGGCTGGGAAGGCTTGGCCCGTTATGCGATCGACGGCGAGGGGAATATCTACGGCGTCTGCCGCGGTTCGGGTTATGCCTTCTCCGCGCTGTACTACAAGGATGACCTGCCGTGGAACCTGAATGATACCCATGGCATCGGAATCGTCATGCTCGCTGGGATCGAGACGTGGCTGCTGAGGGAAGCGCTTAGAAACAGGAACTCGGAACATGGAGAGCGAACTGATCTGTAAGGAGAAGTTATGGTTGTGAGGAAGGTTTGAACTTGAAGCTCAGTGACCGCAGAAGGAGGAACAAGGAGTGGCAGCAACTTATCGCTATGATTTCGGACCGGAGGGAGAACCGGCACAGGAAGGATATATCAAGGTAACGGACAACCAAGCTTATGATACCAAACTGGGATATGGATTCCTCGATCCAAGTCAGGTAACGGCGAAGAAGCGGGAGGAACAGAGCGGGATCGAGGGGGACTTCTGCATCCCCTTCGACTCCGTCTTCGTCGTCGATGTTCCGAATGGCAGCTATATGGTGACGGTGACGATCGGCGATGCCGTCTTGCCGACGGTCACCACATTGAAAGCCGGGACGGGGCATATCGTCTTCCAGAACAAACGGACCGTGCCGGGGCAGTTCATCCGTGAATCCTTCTCCGCTTATGTGCGCAATGGTCAGCTGCGCCTGGCCTTCTCAGGCAAAGCACCGCGCATCAACGCGCTGGAGATCGTACCGGCGCCGCATGCGGTGAAGATCTTCATCGCAGGCGATTCCACGGCGGCAGATCAGCCGGAGGAAGGGTATCCTTATGCCGGATGGGGGCAGATGCTCGGCATGTACTTTAAGCATGATGTGGTGATCGCCAACCACGCTTATTCCGGACGCAGTTCGCGCAGCTTTATCCTCGAGGGAAGGCTCGAAGCGATCAAAGAGGAGATGCAGAAGGATGATTTCCTCTTCATCCAATTCGGACACAACGACCAGAAGAAAGATCCGGAGCGGGGAACGGATCCCCATACGAGCTATGTCGAACATCTGATGCAGTATATCGAAGCAGCGCGAAACACCGGCGCCCATCCGGTGCTGCTGACGAGCGTGCAGCGCAGGTACTTCCATGAGGACGGCACTTTGCAGGATACCCACGGGGAATACTTGACGGCGATGCGCAAACTGGCGGAAGAGCAGCAGGTGCCGCTCATCGATCTGGCGGAGAAGACGAAGAAGCTGTATGAGGAACTGGGACCGGAGCGCTCCAAGTCGCTCTTCATGTGGGGGGCGAAGGGGGAGTTCGAGAACTTCCCGGCTGGTATCCAAGACAATACCCATTTCCAGGAATACGGCGCTGTGAAAATTGCCGGCCTGGTGGCTGAAGGAATCCGCGAGCTGAATCTATGGCCGCTTACGATGTACCTAAGATCATAATCTCTGGAAGGGAGGGGAACGCTGGTCCGGCGTCCCCCTCTTTACTGTGCAGGGATGATCAGGAGCTCTGAACAGGATATGCTTACGGCGTATTCAGCACCTCATGCTGCATCTGCTGCTGGACGAAGCGGCGATAGAGCTCATGCTCTTGCATCAGCTGATCATGGGTGCCTTGGCCGGTGATCACGCCCTTCTCCAAGAACAGAATGTGATCGGCGCCGATTACCGTGGACAGGCGGTGGGCGATGATCAAGGTCGTCCGGCCTCGCATCAAGTGCTCCAGAGCAGACTGGACGAGGGCTTCCGATTGGCTGTCGAGATTGGACGTTGCTTCATCGAGCAGGAGCAGCTTCGGATCGCGCAGCAGCGCCCTGGCGATGGCCAGGCGCTGCCGCTGTCCGCCGGACAGCTTGATGCCGCGTTCTCCGACCTCCGTATCATAGCCGTCCGGGAACTCCTCGATGAAGGCGGCGGCATTGGCTAAGCGCGCTGCTTGGGCGATCTCCTCGTCCGTTACCTCGCGCTCCAGTCCGTAGATGAGATTGCTCCGAATCGTCCCCGCCATGATCGGGCTCTCCTGGGATACGTAGCCGATCCCCCGCCGCCAGGCATGCAGCGGGAGAGCATAGATCGAGGTGCCGCCGAGCAGGATATCGCCGTCCGTCACTTCATAGAATCGTTCCAAGAGCGAGAAGATCGTCGTCTTGCCGGCCCCGCTCGGACCGACGAAGGCGATGGTGCGTCCCGGTGGAATGGTGAAGTCTAGATTGTGCAGTACCTTCTCCTGATCGTAGGCGAAGGATACGCTGCGGAAGGTGATGGGCTGCTTCCAATCCACTCCTTCCTCCTTCCTCTGACTCGGCGGTTCCTGCGATATAGGCCGATCTATGGGTTGATCTATGGGTTGATCTATAGGCTGAACTGAGGGCTGAGTACTTGCGGCCGGTGCGTCGACGAGCTCGATGGCTTCCGTTTCCGTTGCCAGGAGCTCCTGGATGCGTTCCGTGGCGCCCATCGCCTTCTGGAAGGCGGTGAAGAACTGGGCGAGCAAGCTGAACGGCATGACGATCTGGAACATATAGATGATAACAGCGACGAGCGTGCCTGCGGACAGATCGCCGGCGGCTACCCGGGCACCGCCGTAGCCGATGAGCACGACGAGGAGCGCGAGGATGACCGTTGTCATCAGCGGCGAGACGATGGACTGGATCTTCGCTTCCCGCATGCCGAACTTGAACAGGTTACGGATCTTCTGGGCACCGATGCGGCTCTCGATGATCTGCGCGTTATGCGACTTGACGAGGCGGATATCGCTTAACACCCTGCCCAGCGAAGCGCTGAGTGAAGCGAGTTCATCCTGCGTCTGCAGGGAGATGCGATAGACAAGCCCGCCCAGGGGCATCAGGATCAGCAGGGAGATCGGCACGGCGCTCAGCATGATCAGCGTCATCCGCCAATCGATCAGGAACAGGATGACGAGCGCGCCGATGATCGAGATGATGCCTGAGACGGACGTGACGAGATGATGGGCGACGAGGGTCTTGATCGTGTTCGTGTCCTGCGTGACGCGGCTCATCAGTTCGCCGGATTCATGCTTATCGAAGTAAGAAACCTTCAGCTTCAGCACATGATCCCATAAGCGGGTGCGGATGCGGCGAACGAAGGTTTCACCGATATAGGTCATCAGATAGAAGGAGAGTCCGCCGGCCGCCGCCTGCAGGATGAATGCTGCTGTCAGCCAGAGGATCACGCGGTAATCGATGCCGCTGGCTGCAAACTGATCGATCAGATCGCGGGTGAAGATCGGGACGATCAGGCCCCCTGCGGATTCGGCGATGCTTAGTATGAGGGCGGCAATCAAGATCCACTTCGGCGGCATCGCTTCATACAGCATCCGCAGAAATTGCCGCCATTGGCCGGGGTTGTTAGGCTTCATCAGGAATCAGTCCTTTCTTGCGCATATAGTAGTCGCAGGCTTGCATCACCAGCTGTTCTTCCTCGGCGGTGAAGGGCGAGCCGAACAGATCCGGCGTGTTCACCAGCTCTTCCAGCTTCCCGCTCGCTTCTTGCAAGGTATCCCAGTCGCCGCCGATTATTTCCCGGGTCATAGTGAATAGTTCATCGACGAGAAGCTGCACGGCCTCGGATTCCGGCGGGTGCTGCTTGACCGCCTGCTTCATCTGATGGAAGAGAAGGCCGGCTCTCTTATTCCATTCCAGCTCACGGGCTTGGTCGGAGAAGAGCTGCTTGATGTGATTCAGTGTATGTTCCGGGAAGATCTCTGAGAGATAGCTTAGCTGCTTCGGTTCGGTGATGATGCTCTGAATGATGAAGGAGAGCACCTGCGGATCGAGCGTCTCCTCGGTCTCAAGCAGTTCCAAGGCGTGATCGAGGGCTTTGATCACTTGATCCAGGGAGGCGCGCTTCTGAAGCATCGCTTGTTTCTGCAGCAAGAGATTTTGCTTCAAACTGCGAGGCTTATGGAGCATCATCGCGCGAATCTCTTCTAAGGAGAAGCCGAGATACTTGTAAGCCAAGATCTCTTGCAGGACGACGAGATCATCCATCTTATAGGATCGGCGGCCGGATTCGCTGACGAAGCTGGGCTTCAAGAGGCCCTTTTCTTCATAGAAGCGCAGCGTCCGCTGGCTGACGCCCGTCATCTTGGCAAATTCACCGATGGACATGGCTTTATTCACTGGAATCACCCCTTGCTGCTATTGTAGAACTTAACGTAACGGAAGAATCAATACCCAATCGATACAAAAACACAGTGGATCGAGTGAATATGGCGTGACATTTGTCATCGAGCACTTATAAAACACTCTAGTATAATAAATCAATCGTAAGTATCATAGGAATTCTAGTAATAGTATGAATGTTCCTCGTCATATATTGGTTTATAGTATGCTGGGACGCCTTTCCGCAGGCGTGCAGTGCACAAAAATGAGGAACATCATATTCA includes these proteins:
- a CDS encoding AraC family transcriptional regulator, with the protein product MLRPKTKSSSMRGAFYRKSFIWFLLTASIPGLITGIFIYTFSKAQIEQDLSDLHQNQIDQRVKNIDDQLSYLELDLAHWAFHSRFGWELADLDFVYHFQETWDISRTLNILQGSHPLIDDVVLYVDREQPVLFRTGYRLPTEEEIDLYRGLLSDRRHVYWQYELADIAAQEEASPHAYAANKIRLVHKVPGESSPRFGILTVTVKADKLVNLLKTMTPYNEGITFLMDRDGYVIASDSPQGGQDVHHALRASILAHRENGQGEGRGTFLWDWSDMTYSVSYGSMKRIESDWTYVSAAPLTAITSPVIRLSNIIITVSLSVLLLGLLLSWVASNWIYMPIRRLLTKMTVDADTELEKLDEFQFLESQWSSLADQRLILERRLNEQLHNLRNSFLLQLIQGHLYAYSEGDLHRQMERYGWKVDQHRYYILRFQLTGFDSLKGRFSAGDEALVTFVAFNIIEELAAETFQQFGVMNFHDLSVAMFLLSHIDEEEREKLRVFGDRAAQQIHKLLGLNVTITVSRAIDYLRETPEAYMEVERFSGYRKFSNQYQFIRIDEIPADSIAEDTGGYPFAKEQDILQALRSGKQGEAEKLVAQFLDELLARQDTEIYVQQGMLQLLGSIQHMILQSGINIFRLYEGENLFEHLSQIREPNKMLTWMQKRVIRPYIEERESRASRQLKEIVDQTVDYIHENYMNDISLDECAERVGTNSYTLSRLFKQTTGVNFIDYVTNIRIEKAKELLLHPNKRINEIAAEVGYQQRYFNRIFKKHVGVTPGQFREISLQAVEQSKN
- a CDS encoding carbohydrate ABC transporter permease; the encoded protein is MNTSKYDSFGERVFDVFNYFFLTLFALVTVLPFVYIIAGSFATEVELIERKFFLFPRNPSINAYQYIFSSDTIFRSIMNSVYITVTGTLTNLAFTLTMAYSLSRKDLMGRNFFMNMVIFSMLFSGGMIPGYLVVRELGLLNTYAAVILPGAISAFNLIVIKNFFQNLPAGLEEAARIDGCSDFGVFWRIVLPLSKPIIATFGLFYAVGHWNNFFSALLYLNDNKMWPLQVMLREIVMLSQMAAGDMSAMDPEFVEPPDQAIKMAVIVVGTVPILCVYPFLQKHFAKGVLLGSIKG
- a CDS encoding extracellular solute-binding protein; this encodes MKGKHWSRPLAALLIAVIMVITAACSGGSGNGSSSSNNNQPTADTGGTNANNQAKPEPKEEPLKLSIMVPAFSTELPDKSSPVWQQLEEYTNTELEILWTPNSSYPDKMNITLASGDLPTIMNVSKDPSVISAARNGAFWEVGPHLKDYPNLSQAHEVVLNNTSIDGKIYGVYRARTLGRMGVTYNMVWLENLGLEPAKTIDEFYNILYQFTYGDPDRNGKDDTYGMTITKYTGPWDIMQVWFGAPNKWGEDENGKLIPDFMTPEYREALKFFRKIYEEGLVNEDFAVMDPAVWNDPFINGKSGVFVDVADNARRLNNSMQDKEPRDKPYTGVFQAPVGPKGHRDLPTSGWSGMFVISKSKVKTEEELHRVLEFLDKLNDVEMKLLLGYGIEGRHYDMVNGYVVPRELDASLKKEIEGFNQLLMFLGEPEPGYEETEINKMINKVWEANEKIVVGNPAEPLVSEVYGRVGQQLDNIIGDARIQYIVGQIDDGGFDAAIDLWMRSGGEEYIKEINELYEAAKNG
- a CDS encoding rhamnogalacturonan lyase family protein, whose amino-acid sequence is MLLGDLDADGRMEMVMVQADGGIDDRYVPHQVQCLTAYDLDGNLLWQVGEPDEQAGGPGSDYPAQIYDIDGDGYPEVLCVMNQTFLILDGRDGSLKRSYPLPGEEAHDCILICNLRGLEYPQDIILKDRYRKLWALDRDFNLLWTYEGNPGHYPWAYDLDGDGRDEIMAGYDLIDHDGVKLWSCKDLTGHADSVWIGDVDGNPESGMEIVIGGSVTVMYDAAGREIWRYEGSIESQHIALGRFREDLPGLQIAGLDRISRGDGRNRGSGKDGMFLLDAEGREVWKEDRRTSGWLTIIETLRHWDDGMLDYILAYRRGGGVMPTIYDGYMHPVAVFPVDGYVAHADLLGSGCTQVIIYDHEKAWIYGTRPLDLSRKRPGLALKQSKRLYSSTLYPGGEYGPEY